The following DNA comes from Burkholderia stabilis.
CGAGGAACAACATCATGTGGATCGTCAGGCTGGCGTTGCGCCGGCCCTATACGTTCGTCGTGCTCGCGCTGCTGATCTTCATCGCGGGACCGCTCGCGCTCCTGCGCACGCCGACCGACATCTTCCCGAACATCGACATTCCGGTCGTCAGCATCGTCTGGTCGTACAACGGCTTCTCCGCCGAGGACATGGCCAAGCGGATCACGTCGAACTACGAGCGCGCGCTCACGTCCGACGTCGACGACATCGAGCACATCGAATCGCAGTCGCTGAACGGCGTGTCGGTCGTGAAGATCTTCTTCCACCCCGGCGCGGACATCAATCGCGCGATCGCGGAAGCCGCGAGCAATTCCGCGTCGATCCTGCGAATCCTGCCGCCCGGCACGCTGCCGCCGAACATCATCACGTACAACGCGTCGACGGTGCCGATCCTGCAGCTCGGGCTGTCGAGCGACACGCTCGCCGAGCAGCAGCTCTACGACCTCGGCAACAGCTTCATCCGCACGCAGCTCGCGACCGTGCAGGGCGCGGCCGTGCCGCTGCCGTTCGGCGGCAAGATCCGCCAGATCGTCGTCGATCTCGACACGCGCGCGCTGCAGGCGAAGGGGCTCGCGCCGATCGACGTCGTGAACGCGATCAACGCGCAGAATCTGATCCTGCCCGGCGGCACCGCGAAAATCGGCACGCGCGAATACAACGTGCAGATGAACGGCAGCACACAAACGGTCGCCGCGCTGAACAACCTGCCGGTGAAAACGATCGGTGGCAACGTGGTGTACGTTCGCGACGTCGCGCACGTCCGCGACGGCTACGCGCCGCAGACCAACATCGTGCGTGCGGACGGCAAGCGCGCAGCGCTGCTGACCGTCGAGAAGACCGGCAGCGCGTCGACGCTGACGATCATCGACCAGGTCAAGGCGATGCTGCCGAAGATCGCGGCCGGCCTGCCGAAGGCGCTGCACATCTCGGCGCTCGGCGATCAATCGGTATTCGTGAAGGCGGCGATCCAGGGCGTCGTGCGCGAGGCGCTGATCGCCGCGTGCCTCACCGCGCTGATGATCCTGCTGTTCCTCGGCAGCTGGCGCGCGACGCTGATCATCGCGGTGTCGATCCCGCTCGCGGTGCTGACGTCGCTGCTCGCGCTCGCCGCGCTCGGCCAGACGATCAACATCATGACGCTCGGCGGGCTCGCGCTCGCATTCGGGATTCTCGTCGACGACGCGACCGTCGCGATCGAGAACATCACGCACCACCTCGAACGCGGCGCGCCGCTCGAAGACGCGATCCTGACCGGCGCGGGCGAGATCGCGGTGCCGACCTTCGTATCGACGCTGTCGATCTGCATCGTGTTCGTGCCGATGTTCCTGCTGCAGGGCGTCGCGCGCTACCTGTTCGTGCCGATGGCCGAAGCGGTGATCTTCGCGATGGTCGCGTCGTATTTCTTCTCGCGCACGCTGGTGCCGACGCTCGCGATGGCGCTGATGCGCGCGAAGGGGCACGGCCGGCCGCCGCGCGGCATATTCGCGCGGATCGCGCGTTTCCAGGCGGCGTTCGAACATCGCTTCGAAGCGGTACGGCTGCGCTATCGCGCGCTGCTGTCCGCGGCGATCGCGCGCCGCCGCCGTTTCACGGCAGTCTTCCTGCTCGCATGCGCCGCATCGACCGGACTGTTCGCGTTCGCCGGCCAGGACTTCTTCCCGTCGGTCGACACCGGCGAAATCCGCCTGCACCTGCGCGCGCCGACCGGCACGCGGATCGAGGAAACCGCGCGCCTGACCGACGAAGTCGAAGCGCGCATCCACGACGTGATTCCCGCGAGCGACATCGCGAGCGTGCTCGACAACATCGGCGTGCCCGTGAGCGGGATCAACCTCACGTACGACTCGTCGGACCCGATCGGCACCGAGGATGCCGACGTGATGATCACGCTGAAGCCGAACCACGCGCCGACCGCCGCCTATGTCGCGAAGCTGCGCAACCTGCTCGCGCAGTCGTTCCCCGGCGTGACGTTCGCGTTCCTGCCGGCCGACATCGTCAGCCAGATCCTCAACTTCGGGTTGCCCGCGCCGATCGACATCCAGATCGTCGGCAACAAGCTCGCCCAGAACCGCGTCGTCGCGAACGCGTTGCTCGCGAAGCTGCGCGGCGTGCGCGGCCTTGTCGGCGCGCGCATCCAGCAGCCCGGCGACGAACCGGCGATCAACGTGAACGTGGATCGCACGAAGGCGATCCAGGCCGGCCTCGAACAGCGCGACGTCGCGCAGAACCTGCTGATCGCGCTGTCCGGCAGCTCGCAGACGACGCCGAATTTCTGGCTCGACCCGCGCAACGGCGTCAGCTATCCGCTGATGGTGCAGACGCCGCAGTATTCGGTCGATTCGCTGCAGGCGCTCGCGAACGTGCCGCTGCCGGCGGGCACCGCGCGTTCGCCGCAGACGCCGGCCGGCGGCCCGGCGGCCGGCGCGCCCGCGCAGAACCTGCTCGGCGCGCTCGGCAGCTTCTCGCGCGCGACGCAGCAGGCGGTCGTGTCGCACTACAACGTGCAGCCGGTGCTCGACATCTTCGCGTCGGTGCAGGGGCGCGATCTCGGCGGCGTGACGGCCGACGTGACGAAGCTCGTCGACGATGCGCGCGCGCAGTTGCCGCCCGGCTCGTCGATCGTGCTGCGCGGCCAGGTGCAGGCGATGCACGAGTCGTTCGCCGGGCTGCTCGGCGGCCTCGCGCTCGCGATCGCGCTCGTCTACCTGCTGATGGTCGTCAACTTCCAGTCGTGGCTCGACCCGCTCGTGATCGTCGGCGGCCTGCCCGCGTCGCTCGCCGGCATCGCGTGGATGCTGTTCGTCACGCGCACGACGCTGTCGGTTCCCGCGCTGACCGGCACGATCCTGTGCATCGGCATCGCGACCGCGAACAGCATCCTGGTCGTCAACGCGGCGCGCGAGCTGATCGCCAGCGGCACGCCGCCGTGGCAGGCCGCGCTCGATGCGGGCTTCAGCCGCTTCCGCCCGGTCGTGATGACCGCGCTCGCGATGCTGATCGGCATGCTGCCGATGGCGCTGGGCCTCGGCGACGGCGGCGAACAGAACGCGCCGCTCGGCCGCGCGGTGATCGGCGGGCTGGCGTTCGGCACGCTGTCGACGCTGCTGTTCGTGCCCGTCCTGTTCGGCTTCGTCCATGCGTGGCTCGGCCGGCGCCGCGACGCGGCCGCCGCGCGCCGCGCGCAAGACACGCCGGCGTTGTCCTGATCGCGGATGTACGCCTGCTCCCCTTCGACTCGCCCGACTTCGAACCCATCATGAACGACTCGACCGAACCTCTCGCCCCGCCGCCGGCCGCCGAAGCGGATACGGCGCCACCCGTTGCAAGCTGTACGACGCCCGAAGCCGCGCCGCCGCGCCGCCGCCGCAAGCTGACCGTCCCGCTCGCCGCGATCGCGGCGGCCGCCGCGCTGCTGGCGATCGCCATCGTGCCGCGTCTCGACGCGCGCGCCGCGCAGCGCGTGCAGGTGGCCGCGCAGCAGGCGCTGCCGGTCTCGGTGATCCTGCCGGGCACCGCGCCCGCCGACCAGACGCTGACGCTGCCCGGCTCGGTGATGCCCTACGCCGAGGCATCGATCTATGCGCGCACGAGCGGCTATATCGCGCACTGGAATGCCGATATCGGCGCGCGCGTGAAGGCCGGCGCGACGCTCGCACAGATCACCGCGCCCGATCTCGACGCGCAGTTGCGGCAGGCGCGCGCCGACACGGCGACCGCGCAGGCGAACTACGACTACGCGAAATCGACCGCGCAGCGCTGGCAGGACATGCTGAAAACGCAATCGGTATCGCAGCAGGACACCGACACCAAGGTCGCGGACATGAACGCGAAGCGCGCGATGCTGGCCTCGGCGCAGGCGAACGTCGCGCACCTGACCGAGCTGGTGTCGTACGAATCGGTCGCCGCGCCGTTCGACGGCGTGATCACCGCGCGCAACGTCGACGTCGGCACGCTCGTCACCGCGGGCGGCACGCCGGGCAGCCCCGGGCTGTCGGGCGAACTGTTCCATCTCGAACAGACGGGCACGTTGCGCGTGTTCGTCGACGTGCCGCAAGACAGCGCGGCCGGCGTGACAACCGGGACGTCCGTGTACCTGACCACGCAGCAGTATCCGGGGCGGCGCTTCGCCGCGCGCGTCGCGCGCAGCGCGGGCGCGATCGATCCGGTCACGCGCACGCTGCGGGTCGAGATCGACGTCGACAATCGCGATGGCGCGCTGATGCCCGGCGCGTATGCGCAGGCGCACCTGCTCGTGCCGAGCGCGGCCCCGGCGTTCGAGCTGCCGGTCAGCGCGCTGCTGTTCCGGCCGAACGGTGTGACGGTCGCGACCGTCGGCGCGAACGGCGCCACCGCGCTGAAAACCGTGCAGATCGGGCGCGATTTCGGCACGCGCGTCGAGATCGTGTCGGGGCTCGCCGCCAGCGATCGCGTGATCGACAACCCGGGCGATTCGATCGCCGCGGGCGAAGCCGTGAAGATCGTGTCGGTCGCGCATGGCGCGACGCCAACCGCGCCAACAGGCTCGGCGGCCGGGGCCACGGCCGCGTCGGCGACCGCCGCCGTCGCAACGCCGGCCGCAGCTTCCACGCCGGCCCGCGGCTGATCCGCCGATGACAACTCGCGAGATATCCGCCATGTGCTTCTTTCGTCCGCTTCCGTTCGCCCGCCGTGTCGTCGTGCTCGGCGTGGCCGCCGCTTTGACCGCGTTGTCTGCGTGCTCGACGCTGCCCGCTTATTCACCGCCTGCCGTCGCCGTCCCCGCGCACTATGCGGGCGCACCCACCGCGCAGCCCGGCTGGAACGTCGCGGCGCCGGCCGACGCCGCGTCGCGCGGCGCATGGTGGACCGTCTTCGGCGACACCGACCTGAACGCGCTCGAAGCGCGCGTCGACGTGTCGAACCAGACCGTGAAGAAGGCCGTCGCCGATCTCCAGCAGGCGCGCGCGATGGTCGACTACCAGCATGCGGGGTTCCTGCCGACCGTGACGGCCGGCGTCGCGCAGAGTCGGGCGCGCGTATCGCAGAACAAGCTCGGCTCGTCGCTGGCCGGCAAAACGACGCCCGACTACCAGGCCGGCGTCGCCGCGAGCTGGGAGCCCGACGTCTTCGGCCGCGTGCGCGATGCGGTAACGGGCGCGCAGGCGAACGCCGACGCAAGCGCGGCCGACCTGCAGGCCGTGAAGCTGTCGGTCACGGCCGAGCTCGCGACCGACTATTTCGCGCTGCGCTCGCTCGATACGCAGAAGCAGCTGCTCGACGACACGGTGCGCGCATATGCGGATGCGCTGAAGCTGCTGAAGCAGCAGCTCGCGGCCGGCGCGATCGACGCGTCGGCCGTCGCGCAAGCCGCGACGCAACTGGAATCGACGCGCACGCAGGACACCGACATCGACGCGTCGCGCGCGCAGCTCCAGCATGCGATCGCGACGCTCGTCGGCGAAAGCGCATCGACGTTCGCGCTGCCGCCTCGCGTGCAGGCGTTCGACGTGCCGGCGATCCCGGCCGGCGTGCCGTCGCAACTGCTCGAACGACGGCCCGACATCGCGGCGGCCGAGCGCCGCGTCGCGGCCGCGAATGCGCAGATCGGCGAAGCGCACGCCGCGTTCTTTCCCGATCTCGTGCTGTCGGCGAGCGCGGGGCTCGAAAGCGGCTTCTTCGCGCCGTGGCTCACCGCGCCGAGCCTGTTCTGGTCGCTCGGCTCGCAGCTCGCCGGCACGCTGTTCGACGGTGGGCGCCGCAGCGCGTCGCTGCGTAGCGCGCATGCGCAATACGACGGCGTAGTCGCCGACTATCGGCAGACCGTGCTCGTCGCGTTCCAGCAGGTCGAGGATCGGCTGTCCACGCTCGATGCGCTCGCGTCGGAAGCCGGCAGCCAGCAGCGCGCGACCGATGCGGCCGACCTGTCGCTGCGGCTGACGACGAACCGCTTCAACGCGGGCGCGGTCAGCTACCTGGATGTCGTGACCGCGCAGACGATCGCACTGACGAACCGGCGTCTGGCCGACCAGATCGCCGCCCGCCGGATGGAGGCCGCGGTCGGGTTGCTGACCGCGCTGGGCGGTGGCTGGCATACGGGTGCAGATGCGGGTGCAAATACGGGTGCGGACGCAACCGCAGCCGGGCTCCCGGCAGCTACGCCGTCGGCGTCTTGACGAACGTGAGGATGAAGCGCGTTCCGGCCGCATCGCTTTCGACGCGTGCGGTGCCGCCATGCAGCTCCATCACCGAACGCACGATCGCGAGGCCGAGTCCGGCCGTGCCGCCGGGCACGCCGCCGCTGCGCGCGGGGTCGCCGCGCACGAAGCGATCGAAGATGCGCGGCAGCAGTGCGGGATCGATCGGCTCGCCCGGGTTCGACACGACGACGCACACCGCGTCCGCCGTTTCGTCGACGCGCAGCGCGATCACACCGCCCGCCGGCGTGTAGCGCAGCGCGTTCGCGAGCAGGTTGCTGACCGCGCGGCGAAACAGCTCGAGATCGGCGGTCAGCCGGCCGCGCCCGTCGACGCGCAGCGTCGAGCCGGCCTCGTCGGCGAGCCCTTCGAAATAACCGGCGATGCGCTCCAGCTCGTCGTGCACGTCGAATGCGCGTTGCCGCGTGACGAAGCCAGGATGCTCGGCACGCGCGAGAAACAGCACGTTCTCGATCATCCGCGCGAGACGGTCGTATTCCTCGAGATTCGATTCGAGCAGCGCCTGGTACTCGTCGGGCGAGCGCGGCCGTGCCAGCGCCACTTCGGTTGCGCCGCGCATGTTGTTCAGCGGCGTGCGCAGATCGTGCGCGAGATCCGCGCTGAATTGCGACAGATGCCCGAACGCCTGCTGCAGGCGGCCGAGCATCGCGTTCTGCGCGTCGACGAGCGCCGTCAGTTCGCGCGGTGCGCGCGACGCGTCGAGCCGCGTATCGAGCTTGTCGACGGTGATCCGGCCCGTGTTCGCGACGATCTCGCGCAGCGGCGCGAGCGACGTGCGGATCAGCCAGTAGCTGAGCAGCATCGCGAGCAGCGCGCCGAGGCCGCCGGCGATCTTCAGCTTGTCGCGGTAGCCGTCGAGCAGTTCGGCGCGATCGCTCATGTTGCGCGCGACCGCGATCCGGATCTTCGCGTGGTCGCGCAACTCGGCTTCGGCCACGACGCCGCGCACGGACGTGCCGCCGTCAGCGGCCCACGTGACGATCCGCTCGGCGGTAATCCGTTCGTTCGCGGGCACCGGCGTTGCGTGCGGCGGCAACAGGTCGGCATCGGGCAACGCCGGCCGCGCGGGCGACGATGCGTCCGGCAGGTCTTCCAGCTCGGTGCGCTCGACGTTGTGGCGCGCGAGCACGTTGCCCTGCCCGTCGACGACCGCCAGCGACAGCGCCGCGTTGCCGAGTACCTGGCTCGTCAGCCGGTCCGCATGCGCGCGCACGGCGTCGAGCGAATCGAGCTCACCCGCGAGCCGGCGCGTGTGCCGCGCGGCGAGCACGATGTCGAGGTCGTCCTGCGCGCTCACCTGCCGTTCGAGGCCGGTGTACACATACGCGCCGACGAGCGCGAAGACGGCGAGCGTGGTCGCGCCGAACGCGAGCGCGAGCGTCGCGCCGAGCGAGCGGCCGAGCGTCACGCGCCGTCCTTCGGTTCGAGCACGTAGCCGACGCCGCGCACCGTATGGATCAGCTTGACCGCGAAAGCGTCGTCGATCTTCGCGCGCAGCCGCCGGATCGCAACTTCGACGACGTTGGTGTCGCTGTCGAAATTCATGTCCCACACGTACGACGCGATCTGCGTGCGGCTCAGCACTTCACCCTGCCGGCGCGCGAGCAACTGCAGCAGCGAGAATTCGCGCGGCGTCAGGTCGATCCGCACCGTGCCGCGCTTCACGCGGCGGCGCACGACGTCGATCTCCAGATCGCCCACGGCAATGCGCTCCGTCTCGCGCGGCGGCCCGCGGCGCGCCAGCGTGCGAATGCGCGCGAGCAGTTCGACGAACGCGAACGGCTTCACGAGGTAATCGTCGGCGCCGAGTTCGAGGCCATGCACGCGGTCCTGTACGTCGTCGCGCGCGGTCAGGAACAACACGGGCGTCGCGTGCGTGTCGCGCAGCCGTTTGAGCACGCTCCAGCCGTCGAGCACGGGCAGCATCACGTCGAGCACGATCACGTCGTAGCTTTCTTCCTGCGCGAGCGTCAGCCCTTCGCCGCCGTCCTTCGCGAGATCGACGCTGAAGCCGGACTCCTCGAGCCCTTTCTTCAGGTACGCGCCGGTCTTCGGCTCGTCTTCGACTATCAGGATGCGCATGCTCGGCTCCATCGCATTCGGTGGTGACATGCGCCGATGTTACCGGGAAACCGGGCGGGCGAACCGCCTCGCGCCCGCGCGACACGGCCTGATTACGAAACTGTAATCAACGGGTCAGTGTGGTGACTGGCGGCAAAACCAGAATGGGACGTGTGGGCCCACCCCACTCGCCCGTTCACTCATCCGCCCAGGAGCCATCATGAAACTCGTCGCCGCTTTCGTCCTTGCCGCGCTGAGCCTGCCGTTCGGTACGCAGGCGTTCGCCCAGTCCACACAGGCGCCGATCACGCGCACCGAAATCCGCCAGCAACTGATCCATGCCGAAGCCGACGGCCTGCTGCCGTCGAACCGGAACGACTATCCGCCGTCGGCCTCGGAGATCGCTCGCAATCGCCAGCTCTACGCGATCCAGCATCACGACGCGATGCCGACCACGACGGCGTCGACCGAAAATTGATCTCGGCATATTACCGACAGCCGGCTGACAGTCCGGTGTCGCGCCTGTCCCGCATGTTTCGGCATATTCCGCGGCACGCCCAAACGCGTCCGCGGAATCCTTTTCAATCAAGCGGTTGTGCGCACCGTCCCGGCGGCAGTAATACCGTTTAACGATCGACCGGCATGCGTGACGACCGCTCTTGATCGTCACGTGCACGATGTCGCTATTTTTCGAAATCGGACGTTACTCCCGTGTAATGCTCATTCATCGCACCTTCCATTAGATTGAAGGCGTTCCCAGCACAACGAGGTGACAGGATGAATGCGAAACAATGGGCCGTCCTCGGCTCGGGCGTGCTGATTGCATGCCTTTCCGTGCAACCGGCGATGGCCGGCATTTCGATCGGTCTCGGCATCGCGGCGCCCGCGCCCGTTTATGTCGCACCGGCACCCGTGTATGTCGCGCCGCCGCCGCCCGTCGCCTACGCACCGCCCGTGGTGTACGCGCAGCCCGTCGTCGCCGCGCCCGTGATGGTGCCCACGGTCGGCATCGCGATCGGCTGGCACAGCGGCCGGTACTGGGACGGCCGCCGCTGGTGGGGCCGGCAGGACTGGGCCGCGCATCACCGCTGGTAAGCGCGTTGCCGCGCGGCGGCATCGGTACCGCCGGTGGATCGCCGCCGGCGTGCTCGCCGCGCCGATCGTCGCTCACCTGCCGCGGCGGTCGAAGCCGGCGCACACGGTTCCCGCGCAGGTCGCAAGCGTCGCGACGACGACGCAGTTCGGCGATCTGGGCGGCGGGTGGTCCAATACACAACTCGATGCGCAACAACCAGAACAGCAGCCCGAACGCACGCCGGACTGATCACGACTTCGCGACCAATGCGATCGCTGCCCCGAAACCCACCGCGATCACGAGACGTCGGTTCACGCGCCACGGCTCCTGATCGAACGATCACCACCTGAGCCGCCACTTCGCGTGCAGATCCCGCCTTATGCGCGATGACGACCGTCGTCATGCGCTCTCGCGCACCGGCGTTTTCATCACCCGCCCACATCTCGCCAACCGCTTCCGGATCAAGCGCGGAAGCAGATCCGCCCGGCAGTGACGCAGACTCTCACTGCCGGGCGGAAATTTGCACCGGCGCGCCTTTCTCACGATGACGTTTTTTGAGGGTTATACGACCTTTGAGCCTTCAGCGTCGCATTTCATAATTTGCGTGGCAGACGAAGCCGAAGCAAACGCCCCAGCGTGATTGCGCGTTGAACCTTCGGCCCGATCAATCGTGAAGCAGAGAAAGGAACACAAGATGAGACTCAAGAACAAGTCGGCTTTGATCACCGGTGGTACGAGTGGCATCGGTCTTGCAACCGCCAAACTCTTCATTGCCGAGGGCGCCCGCGTAGCGGTGACGGGTCGCAACGATGCCGTGTTCGAACGCGTGCAAGCCGAGCTTGGCGAGCATGCGCTCGTCCTCAAGGGCGACGTCCGTTCGATCGAGGACATGCGGGCGATCGCCGCCGAAGTGAAAGAAAAGTTCGGCGGGCTGGATGTCGTGTTCGCCAACGCCGGCCGCGCTTTCCCGTCGGCGGTCAACGACATCGACGAGCCACTCTATGACGAGATCATGGACATCAACGTCAAAGGCGTGGTGTTCACGCTTCAGGCGGTGCTCCCGTACTTGCGCGATTCCTCCTCAGTCATCCTCAATACATCGTTCGTCGCGCAGACCGGTGCACATGGCATCTCGTTGACTGCTGCGGCGAAGGCCGCCGTGCGATCACTGGCTCGCAGCTGGTCCTATGAATTTCTCGACCGAAAAATCCGCTTCAACGCGATCGCACCCGGCGCAATCGACACGCCGCTGATCAGCAAGTGGGGGATGTCCGACGAGTGGGTTCGCGACCGCAAGGCCGAGTTCGCCAAGGCTATCCCGGTGGGCCACATGGGCCAGGCCGAGGACATTGCCTACGCGGCGCTCTATCTCGCCAGCGACGAATCCGCCTACGTCGTCGGCACCGAACTGGTCGTCGATGGCGGCGCCTCGCAGCTTTGAGGCTTCGGTTTCCGATTTCCGGACCCTGCACGACATCCCGCTCCCCCCACGTGAATCACGCGCCCGCCGCGCATTTCGTCGCGGCGGTTCGGCAATCCGGCCCGACCTGGCTGCGCCCGCAGAGAGAGCCGACATACAAGGAGAAATATCTTGACCGACAGTAGCGAAAACACCTCGTCCGGCCAGCGACCGATCGGCGCCGACCATTCCCGCCGCCATGCCCTCAAGCTCGGAGGCATCGCCACGCTCGGCGCCATCTTCGGAGGCGGCGCCCTGCTCGGCGGCTCCGCTTCCGCGTTTGCACAGGCCGGCGGCAACGGAATGCTCTCCCCGGACGAGCCGCTCGACATCGTCATCTCGGTTTATCCCGGCGGAACGCTGCTCGACTTTGCCGGCCCCAGCGAGATTTTTCACCGGCTGCCGAATACGAACGTTCGCTATGCGAGCCTCGATGGGGGTGACGTGACGCTCGAATTTGGCGTCGTGTATGGCAAGACCGAACGACTGGCCGATATCAGGAATGCCGGCCTGCTTCTGGTTCCCGGCGGCTCCAATCTGACGGCGCCGATGCAGCCGGCGTATCAAGCGCAGGTCCGGCGTCTGGCCGCGAGCGCCAAACACGTCACGTCAGTGTGCAACGGATCGCTCGTGCTCGCCGCGGCGGGCGTGCTCAAGGGTAAGCGCAGCGCCTGCCATTGGGCCTTCATCAACAAGCTGGCCGAATACGGCGCCATCCCCGTTCCGGATCGCTTCGTGGAAGACGACAACGGCCGGTTCATGAGCGGCGGCGGCGTGACGGCCGGCATCGACTTCGCACTGCGCGTTGCCGCAAAGCTGCGCGGTCAACAGGCTGCTGAATTCACGCAACTCGCGATCGAATACGATCCCGCCCCGCCGTTCCATTCCGGCCATCCCAGAGACGCGCGGCCGGAAGTCGTTGCGATGGTCGACAAGGATCTGCCGGGCGCGTCCAAAGGGCTCGCGCGAATTCCAGGCGTTCGCTGAAACGCATCCCCGCGTCGCACTCTAGGCCACATCGCCCGCCTCGATGCAGGCCGCACCGACATCGTTTGCGCCATTTGCACACTTCGGCACGGCCTCCTCCCACTAAAACCAGGATCGGAAATCATTCAATGCGACAGACACATCGCTATGTTGCGGCGCTTGCCGCCTGCTTCTCTCTTCTCGCTTATACGGCGCCTGCGAATGCAGGTGACTCACAGCGTCCGCCCGAAGCCGCAATCAAGGCCGAAAACGCACGATGGGCAACAGCCTTCGGGCGCGGCGACTATGAGGCGATCGGCCATCTCTATACGGAAAACGGTGCACTTTTACCGCCCGGCGGCGACCGAATCACCGGCCCCAAAGCGATCGTCGAATACTTCACCAAGGGATATGCGGGATCCACGCCTCACACCGTATCCTTCAGCAACTATGAGTTTTACGGAAATGACCGGATGGTGACTGAAGTTTCTGATGCCGAGATCCACGATCAGAGCGGAAAGCTCACCTATCGCGGCAAACAGATCCTGATCTTCGTGAAGCAGGGCGACACCTGGAAGCTGCATCGCGACATGTGGAACAGTTACGCCCCCTGATACCTGACGCTCATCAACGCCTGTGAACGTCTCCCGGGCGGCG
Coding sequences within:
- a CDS encoding DJ-1/PfpI family protein yields the protein MTDSSENTSSGQRPIGADHSRRHALKLGGIATLGAIFGGGALLGGSASAFAQAGGNGMLSPDEPLDIVISVYPGGTLLDFAGPSEIFHRLPNTNVRYASLDGGDVTLEFGVVYGKTERLADIRNAGLLLVPGGSNLTAPMQPAYQAQVRRLAASAKHVTSVCNGSLVLAAAGVLKGKRSACHWAFINKLAEYGAIPVPDRFVEDDNGRFMSGGGVTAGIDFALRVAAKLRGQQAAEFTQLAIEYDPAPPFHSGHPRDARPEVVAMVDKDLPGASKGLARIPGVR
- a CDS encoding YybH family protein — translated: MRQTHRYVAALAACFSLLAYTAPANAGDSQRPPEAAIKAENARWATAFGRGDYEAIGHLYTENGALLPPGGDRITGPKAIVEYFTKGYAGSTPHTVSFSNYEFYGNDRMVTEVSDAEIHDQSGKLTYRGKQILIFVKQGDTWKLHRDMWNSYAP